A window from Primulina huaijiensis isolate GDHJ02 chromosome 13, ASM1229523v2, whole genome shotgun sequence encodes these proteins:
- the LOC140956251 gene encoding uncharacterized protein isoform X1, with protein MSKNEKPKQNTAYSANDNSCGGKTVLESTETETTRSSRGRTRLDRLVRQRVHGIRKNVRFNKLRQPVGEFAGEMQSYIGVLVREKVKISYQTWKMVPDDVKDLIWESINLTYNVDQSWKKGCLNSANNKWRQFKSFLTQKFILSKRDNTEDLKEPPTWFGITRDDWSSFVISRLSDDFMKLRDEQKKRRKQNIYPHRMSRKGYACFANEIADELCDDDDINRAIMLKKGRVNMKAMS; from the exons ATGTCAAAGAATGAGAAGCCTAAACAGAATACTGCATATTCTGCCAATGACAATAGTTGTGGGGGCAAAACAGTTTTGGAATCTACAGAGACGGAAACAACAAGATCATCTAGAGGTCGTACACGTTTGGATAGGCTTGTTAGGCAAAGGGTTCATGGAATCAGAAAGAATGTAAGGTTCAATAAATTGAGACAGCCAGTAGGAGAATTTGCAGGTGAGATGCAAAGTTATATTGGAGTTCTTGTTCGAGAAAAGGTAAAGATAAGTTATCAGACTTGGAAAATGGTTCCAGATGATGTCAAAGATTTAATATGGGAATCGATTAAC CTAACGTACAATGTTGATCAAAGCTGGAAGAAGGGATGTCTGAACTCTGCAAATAACAAGTGGAGACAGTTTAAATCTTTTCTCACTCAAAAGTTCATTCTTAGCAAGCGGGATAACACTGAGGATTTGAAAGAACCACCTACTTGGTTTGGTATTACACGAGATGATTGGAGTTCATTTGTAATCAGTCGCTTGTCTGATGACTTCATG AAACTACGTGATGAACAAAAGAAGAGAAGAAAGCAAAACATATATCCCCATCGTATGTCTCGCAAAGGATATGCATGTTTCGCCAACGAAATA GCAGATGAGTTATGTGACGATGATGATATAAATCGAGCAATTATGTTGAAGAAAGGACGGGTCAATATGAAGGCGATGAGTTGA
- the LOC140991202 gene encoding uncharacterized protein, with the protein MNDSDRVGQDERKYFTEEPINMVHGAYDSYAENPKQFHKLLEDAEKPLYPGCVKFTKLSTLVKLYNLKAKYSWRDKSFTDLLGLFGQMLPDDNELPLSLYDAKKSLFALGMDYVKIHACPNDCILYRKEYEDFTGCPICGMSRWKLGKNSTINAGVLAKVLWYFPPIPRFQRWFQQKVISKDLTWHADKRIRDGYLRHPADAPSWKVVDHNWPNFASELRNLRLAISADGFNPHSLTSSAYSCWPIVMITYNLPPSLCMKRKFMMLSLLISGPKQPGNDIDGYLAPLIDDLKFLWDIGVDTYDAYRKEIFSLRAVLLWTINDFPAYGNMSGYIVKGYHACPICGEETCSMTLKHSRKIVYTGHRRFLPTSHPYRRQKKSFNGNQEFKLAPKPLNGHEVLERVEKINYRLGKMSGNVQLKVGDEKSCWKKKSIFFELEYWKHLHVRHVLDVMHIVNNVCESLISTLLDIPGKTKDGVAARLDLMEMNLRTDLIQKMGEKRTYLPAACYTLSKAEKRKFCNSLFGIKVPTGYASNIKNLVSMKDLKLVGLKSHDYHTLMQQLLPVAIRGVLPKHVRDTITRLYGFFNVVYNKVIDVSKLDEMQREIVMIMCLLEKYFPPSFFNIMIHLTVHLVREIKLSGPVWFRHMYPFERFMKILKGYVQNRHRPEGCIAERYIAEEAVEFCSDYMPSVDTIGIPSMHRRVQLTKPLSGLVMHYTSDDELNQAHRYLLENDVDIEPYIE; encoded by the coding sequence ATGAATGATAGTGATCGAGTAGGGCAAGATGAACGCAAATATTTTACCGAGGAACCTATAAATATGGTCCATGGTGCATATGATAGTTATGCTGAGAATCCAAAACAATTCCATAAGCTACTTGAAGATGCCGAGAAACCTTTATATCCTGGATGTGTTAAATTTACAAAGTTATCTACACTTGTGAAATTATATAACTTGAAGGCAAAATATAGTTGGAGGGATAAAAGTTTCACTGATTTACTTGGTTTGTTTGGGCAAATGCTTCCAGATGACAATGAATTGCCTTTATCTTTGTATGATGCAAAGAAAAGCTTATTTGCTTTAGGGATGGATTATGTGAAAATTCATGCTTGTCCTAATGATTGTATCTTATACCGGAAGGAGTATGAGGATTTTACCGGTTGCCCTATTTGCGGGATGTCAAGGTGGAAGTTGGGTAAAAATTCTACGATAAATGCAGGAGTTCTTGCAAAGGTCCTTTGGTACTTCCCACCTATTCCCAGATTTCAAAGATGGTTTCAGCAGAAGGTGATATCTAAGGACTTAACTTGGCATGCTGATAAAAGAATTCGTGATGGATACTTGCGCCATCCGGCTGATGCACCCTCTTGGAAAGTAGTGGATCACAACTGGCCAAATTTTGCTTCCGAGCTAAGAAACCTAAGATTGGCCATATCAGCAGACGGCTTCAATCCACATAGTTTGACGAGTTCTGCATATAGTTGTTGGCCAATTGTGATGATCACTTACAACCTTCCTCCAAGTTTGTGTATGAAGAGAAAATTTATGATGCTCAGTTTGTTGATATCTGGTCCCAAACAACCGGGAAATGATATTGATGGCTACTTAGCACCTCTAATTGAcgacttaaaatttttatgggaTATAGGTGTTGATACATATGATGcatatcgaaaagaaattttctCGCTTAGAGCTGTGTTACTATGGACGATCAATGATTTTCCTGCATATGGGAACATGTCAGGTTATATTGTGAAAGGATATCATGCATGTCCAATATGTGGTGAAGAAACATGTTCGATGACGTTGAAGCATAGTAGAAAAATTGTGTATACAGGTCATAGAAGGTTTCTTCCTACAAGTCATCCGTATCGAAggcaaaaaaaatcatttaatggGAACCAAGAGTTTAAACTCGCACCAAAACCGTTAAATGGGCATGAAGTATTAGAAAGagttgaaaaaattaattatcgtCTGGGAAAAATGAGTGGGAATGTTCAGTTGAAGGTAGGTGATGAAAAATCATGTTGGAAAAAGAAATCTATATTCTTTGAACTTGAGTATTGGAAACATCTACATGTTCGACATGTACTTGATGTGATGCATATTGTAAACAATGTTTGTGAAAGTCTCATCAGTACGTTACTTGACATTCCAGGAAAAACAAAGGATGGAGTTGCAGCAAGACTAGACCTCATGGAGATGAATTTGAGGACTGATTTGATACAAAAGATGGGGGAGAAAAGAACGTATTTGCCAGCTGCCTGTTATACACTAAGCAAGGctgagaaaagaaaattttgcaaTTCTCTGTTTGGAATAAAGGTCCCTACGGGTTACGCATCTAATATTAAAAACCTCGTGTCGATGAAGGACTTGAAACTTGTTGGCCTTAAGTCACATGACTATCACACTTTGATGCAACAATTGCTTCCAGTGGCCATACGTGGTGTCCTGCCTAAACATGTTAGAGATACTATCACTCGGTTGTATGGGTTCTTCAATGTGGTATACAATAAAGTGATAGATGTCTCAAAGTTGGATGAGATGCAAAGAGAGATTGTGATGATAATGTGTTTACTAGAGAAATATTTCCCCCCatctttttttaatataatgattcATTTGACTGTTCATCTTGTACGCGAGATAAAATTGAGTGGACCGGTTTGGTTTAGGCATATGTATCCATTTGAAAGATTCATGAAGATATTGAAAGGCTACGTGCAAAATCGCCATCGGCCTGAAGGGTGTATAGCCGAACGTTATATTGCTGAAGAGGCTGTGGAATTTTGCTCGGACTACATGCCTAGTGTAGATACAATTGGTATCCCATCAATGCATCGGAGAGTACAACTCACTAAGCCTCTGTCTGGTTTAGTAATGCACTACACTAGTGATGATGAGTTGAATCAAGCACATCGGTATCTATTGGAAAATGATGTTGACATTGAGCCTTATATCGAGTAA
- the LOC140956251 gene encoding uncharacterized protein isoform X2, translated as MSKNEKPKQNTAYSANDNSCGGKTVLESTETETTRSSRGRTRLDRLVRQRVHGIRKNVRFNKLRQPVGEFAGEMQSYIGVLVREKVKISYQTWKMVPDDVKDLIWESINLTYNVDQSWKKGCLNSANNKWRQFKSFLTQKFILSKRDNTEDLKEPPTWFGITRDDWSSFVISRLSDDFMADELCDDDDINRAIMLKKGRVNMKAMS; from the exons ATGTCAAAGAATGAGAAGCCTAAACAGAATACTGCATATTCTGCCAATGACAATAGTTGTGGGGGCAAAACAGTTTTGGAATCTACAGAGACGGAAACAACAAGATCATCTAGAGGTCGTACACGTTTGGATAGGCTTGTTAGGCAAAGGGTTCATGGAATCAGAAAGAATGTAAGGTTCAATAAATTGAGACAGCCAGTAGGAGAATTTGCAGGTGAGATGCAAAGTTATATTGGAGTTCTTGTTCGAGAAAAGGTAAAGATAAGTTATCAGACTTGGAAAATGGTTCCAGATGATGTCAAAGATTTAATATGGGAATCGATTAAC CTAACGTACAATGTTGATCAAAGCTGGAAGAAGGGATGTCTGAACTCTGCAAATAACAAGTGGAGACAGTTTAAATCTTTTCTCACTCAAAAGTTCATTCTTAGCAAGCGGGATAACACTGAGGATTTGAAAGAACCACCTACTTGGTTTGGTATTACACGAGATGATTGGAGTTCATTTGTAATCAGTCGCTTGTCTGATGACTTCATG GCAGATGAGTTATGTGACGATGATGATATAAATCGAGCAATTATGTTGAAGAAAGGACGGGTCAATATGAAGGCGATGAGTTGA